From a region of the Armatimonas rosea genome:
- a CDS encoding YciI family protein — MTFLCLGYLNMEQFDAVPEAEKSAVLKECFAQCEVLRATGKIKLEEGLVNTRLAKTIRPRNGRPSVTDGPFIETKEQLGGFFIVEADSIDEAVEIASKHPAALLGEQYGFGIEVRPIQ, encoded by the coding sequence ATGACGTTTTTATGCCTTGGTTACCTGAATATGGAGCAGTTCGACGCCGTGCCGGAGGCCGAGAAAAGCGCTGTGCTCAAGGAGTGCTTCGCCCAGTGTGAGGTGCTGCGTGCCACTGGCAAGATCAAGCTGGAGGAGGGGCTGGTGAACACCCGCCTCGCCAAGACCATCCGGCCCCGCAACGGGCGACCGTCGGTGACCGATGGCCCGTTTATCGAGACCAAGGAGCAGCTCGGTGGCTTCTTTATTGTCGAGGCGGACAGTATCGACGAGGCCGTGGAGATCGCCTCCAAGCACCCCGCGGCGCTCCTGGGCGAGCAGTACGGCTTTGGAATCGAGGTGCGCCCGATCCAGTAG
- a CDS encoding HEAT repeat domain-containing protein — protein sequence MSLPLETQDYRQWVEDLGVKHRAKAAQRSLMAAGALASTALREGLHHPDPTVRVGCCVILDHHLDTEAIPDLLANLSHPHEKVRAWAIHALACDRCKEGTCRPGEGEIIPVAAQMLLSDESRWVRQMAAGLLGPSVLRHPAVLPALQHAHTHDPHPVVRKIASWYVPGGPIYKRLAAMAPKRE from the coding sequence ATGAGCCTGCCGCTTGAGACACAAGACTACCGCCAGTGGGTCGAGGACCTGGGGGTGAAGCACCGTGCTAAGGCCGCCCAGCGCTCCCTGATGGCGGCGGGAGCGCTGGCGAGCACGGCGCTGCGGGAGGGCCTGCACCACCCTGATCCCACGGTGCGGGTCGGCTGTTGCGTGATCTTAGACCACCATCTTGATACCGAGGCCATCCCCGACCTGCTCGCCAACCTCTCCCATCCCCACGAAAAAGTCCGCGCATGGGCCATCCACGCGCTGGCCTGCGACCGCTGCAAAGAAGGCACCTGCCGCCCCGGTGAGGGCGAGATCATCCCGGTCGCCGCCCAGATGCTCCTTTCGGACGAGAGCCGCTGGGTGCGCCAGATGGCCGCCGGACTCCTCGGTCCCAGTGTCCTGCGCCACCCCGCCGTCCTCCCCGCCCTCCAGCACGCCCACACCCACGACCCGCACCCCGTGGTGCGCAAGATCGCCAGCTGGTATGTCCCCGGCGGCCCCATCTACAAGCGGCTTGCAGCGATGGCACCTAAACGTGAATAA
- a CDS encoding RNA polymerase sigma factor, giving the protein MSSDPSPSPISEVVDTLYRTESRRVLATLIRLLGDFDLAEDALQEAFAAALVQWPREGVPKNPRAWLVSTGRFKAIDTLRRRARFYASLQGLAEQHAQESTLDDSNITDDRLRLIFICCHPALPADAQVALTLREVCGLTTDELARAFLTSPTTLAQRIVRAKARIRDKKLPYEVPDHAALPERLEAVLRVAYLVFNEGYYASSGAEATRQSLSQEAIRLARLLAELLPEPEVKGLLALMLLQESRRAARTTPAGDLILLDDQDRSLWSQPLIAEGTALVQHALQVGSPGPYTLQAALAAVHAAAPHASATDWAEIVRLYDQLVAVSPSPVVALNRAVAVAMHAGPAAGVALVEALFAQGHLTDYGLAHATHADLCRRLGRIADARTSYQRALTLATQEPERRFLQERLLKIP; this is encoded by the coding sequence ATGAGCTCTGACCCCTCTCCCTCCCCGATCTCCGAGGTCGTGGACACACTCTACCGCACCGAGTCGCGGCGCGTACTGGCGACCCTTATTCGGCTTTTGGGCGACTTTGATCTGGCCGAAGACGCGCTCCAGGAGGCGTTTGCGGCGGCGCTGGTGCAGTGGCCGCGGGAGGGAGTGCCTAAAAATCCCCGTGCGTGGCTGGTCTCGACCGGGCGCTTCAAGGCGATCGACACGCTCCGGCGGCGTGCTCGCTTCTACGCATCGCTCCAGGGCCTCGCCGAGCAGCATGCCCAGGAGAGCACGCTCGACGATAGCAATATCACCGATGACCGGCTGCGGCTGATCTTCATCTGCTGCCACCCCGCGCTCCCCGCCGATGCCCAGGTCGCCCTCACCCTGCGCGAGGTCTGTGGGCTGACCACCGACGAGCTCGCCCGCGCTTTTCTGACATCGCCGACCACCTTGGCGCAGCGCATCGTGCGGGCTAAGGCGCGGATTCGCGACAAGAAGCTTCCCTACGAGGTGCCCGACCACGCCGCCCTCCCGGAGCGCCTGGAGGCGGTCCTACGCGTGGCCTACCTGGTCTTTAATGAGGGGTATTATGCGTCGTCGGGGGCGGAGGCCACCCGGCAGAGCCTCTCCCAGGAAGCCATCCGCCTGGCCCGACTGCTCGCCGAGCTCCTGCCCGAGCCGGAGGTGAAGGGCCTGCTCGCCCTGATGCTCCTCCAAGAGTCCCGCCGCGCCGCCCGCACAACCCCCGCGGGGGACCTGATCCTCCTCGATGACCAAGACCGCTCGCTCTGGAGCCAGCCGCTCATCGCCGAGGGCACGGCGCTGGTGCAGCATGCGCTCCAGGTCGGCTCCCCCGGCCCCTACACCCTCCAGGCCGCGCTCGCCGCGGTGCACGCCGCCGCCCCCCACGCCAGCGCGACCGACTGGGCTGAGATCGTCCGCCTCTACGACCAGCTTGTTGCTGTCAGTCCCTCGCCGGTTGTCGCGCTCAACCGTGCGGTCGCCGTTGCCATGCACGCTGGCCCCGCCGCCGGTGTGGCGCTGGTCGAGGCGCTCTTTGCCCAAGGCCACCTCACCGACTACGGTCTCGCCCACGCCACCCACGCCGATCTCTGCCGCCGCCTCGGGCGCATCGCCGACGCCCGCACGTCCTACCAGCGCGCCCTTACCCTTGCCACCCAAGAGCCCGAGCGCCGCTTTCTCCAAGAGCGCCTCCTCAAAATTCCGTGA